In Agrobacterium tumefaciens, one genomic interval encodes:
- a CDS encoding type II toxin-antitoxin system VapB family antitoxin has translation MRSTISLDDELMERAKSLTGTKETAALVRQALETLVRVESGKRLIALGGTMPEAEVAPRRRSEVSK, from the coding sequence ATGCGATCTACTATCAGTCTTGACGATGAGCTCATGGAACGTGCCAAGTCCCTTACAGGCACAAAGGAAACGGCGGCTCTGGTGCGTCAAGCACTCGAGACTTTGGTACGAGTCGAATCCGGCAAGCGGTTGATTGCTCTTGGCGGTACTATGCCTGAGGCCGAAGTAGCGCCCCGCCGCCGGAGCGAAGTGAGCAAGTGA
- a CDS encoding alpha/beta hydrolase, whose translation MRLLVSLFLVLITLSSCARRPGSDVLQARGTKVHGAKTVTAYVASTRQENDQGKGFGTKRAARANYARFDISIPPQHEKGEIEWARGAPNPKTDFVVTRANMLRELEFNTHLGRIAKSGKQIGLFVHGYNHSYQEALFRAAQMAADADIDGVPVVFSWPSQAKVTGYIADKQSATYSRDALANVISNLALQSPERKIIVFGHSMGGWLVMEALRQLRFQGRDDVIAKLQVVLAAPDIDADVFRKQVEVVGRLKPPLTVMVSRDDRALKVSSLLGADVKRIGALNVENPAVQRVALRYGVQFIDVSDVEASGPLNHDRYTALAALLPQLEKSVGRQGTEFGRAGAFVFDAIGVTLSSPFHLASQIVNPEH comes from the coding sequence ATGCGCTTGCTAGTTTCACTCTTTCTCGTTCTCATCACGCTCTCATCGTGCGCACGCAGGCCGGGCTCGGACGTATTGCAAGCAAGGGGTACAAAAGTACACGGTGCGAAGACGGTAACCGCCTACGTGGCAAGCACACGCCAGGAAAACGATCAGGGTAAAGGCTTCGGAACGAAGCGCGCAGCACGAGCTAACTACGCCCGATTTGATATTTCTATTCCGCCTCAGCATGAAAAGGGAGAAATCGAGTGGGCGAGGGGAGCGCCAAATCCCAAGACAGATTTCGTCGTGACACGCGCGAATATGCTCCGCGAACTCGAGTTCAATACTCATCTTGGCCGGATCGCCAAGTCAGGGAAGCAGATAGGCCTTTTCGTGCATGGGTACAATCACAGCTACCAGGAAGCCTTATTCCGGGCAGCACAGATGGCTGCCGATGCGGATATCGATGGCGTACCGGTGGTGTTTTCGTGGCCTTCGCAGGCAAAGGTCACGGGTTATATCGCGGACAAACAGTCCGCGACGTATTCACGAGATGCACTCGCGAATGTCATATCGAACCTCGCCCTGCAATCTCCGGAGCGGAAGATCATTGTGTTCGGGCACAGCATGGGAGGATGGCTCGTCATGGAAGCCTTGCGCCAATTGCGCTTCCAGGGACGAGACGACGTCATTGCCAAACTTCAGGTCGTTCTGGCAGCTCCAGATATTGACGCCGACGTGTTTCGGAAACAGGTCGAGGTCGTCGGGCGGCTTAAACCGCCTCTAACCGTTATGGTCTCAAGAGATGATCGTGCACTCAAAGTTTCGTCTCTACTAGGCGCTGATGTTAAACGGATTGGGGCGCTGAATGTTGAAAACCCTGCTGTTCAGCGGGTTGCTTTGCGCTATGGCGTACAATTTATCGACGTTTCAGATGTCGAAGCGTCGGGTCCGCTTAATCATGACCGATATACGGCACTCGCGGCGTTGCTACCGCAGTTAGAAAAGAGCGTCGGAAGGCAAGGCACAGAGTTTGGTCGAGCGGGAGCATTCGTATTCGATGCGATCGGAGTAACCCTGTCCAGTCCATTTCATCTCGCGAGCCAAATTGTCAATCCGGAGCATTGA
- a CDS encoding thioredoxin fold domain-containing protein, whose product MFLAFLWRSVAILLLLMMPTAASNKPLPVEEAFRLSLNKNGDGRIVLNWDIEQGYYLCRDHLQVRDVDMGTDLFLQKSPTRSLTNFSMATSTQDAQGGVIFSSIDDLNELSFAVATSKDKPTSVYFTADWCVTCRTIEENVLSERDVITVAGRFEPLKIDLTELSDAKKRLMTELSVVGLPTMILFESNGLEKTVTRLVGDMAKSLLSTSLSEVK is encoded by the coding sequence ATGTTCCTCGCATTTCTCTGGCGATCGGTCGCTATCCTGCTTCTCCTGATGATGCCAACGGCGGCATCCAATAAGCCTTTACCGGTTGAAGAGGCATTCCGGCTTTCTCTCAACAAGAACGGCGATGGGCGGATCGTGCTCAATTGGGATATCGAGCAGGGTTACTATCTGTGTCGAGATCACCTCCAGGTTAGGGATGTTGATATGGGAACTGATCTATTCCTCCAAAAATCACCCACGCGCTCGTTGACCAACTTCAGTATGGCCACCTCCACTCAGGACGCCCAGGGTGGCGTGATATTCTCGTCAATAGACGATCTCAATGAGCTAAGCTTCGCAGTCGCTACCTCCAAGGACAAGCCGACGTCGGTCTACTTCACAGCCGATTGGTGCGTAACGTGCCGCACCATCGAAGAAAACGTACTTTCCGAACGTGATGTCATCACTGTAGCTGGACGCTTCGAGCCCCTCAAAATCGATTTGACCGAACTCTCAGATGCAAAAAAGAGACTGATGACTGAGCTTTCAGTCGTCGGTCTTCCGACCATGATTCTGTTTGAGAGTAACGGTCTGGAGAAGACTGTTACACGGCTCGTCGGTGATATGGCGAAATCGTTGCTCTCTACCTCGCTTTCGGAGGTCAAGTAA
- a CDS encoding L,D-transpeptidase gives MYYAMPYEQFPIPEVDVSKVAPKWWRVDVDYPTDEKPGTVIVDTPNRYLYHTQSDGRATRYGVGVGRDGFLWSGRGHVAYKRDWPRWNPPNEMVARQPELEPFSIANGGMDPGLNNPLGSRALYIHQGNRDTIYRIHGNPEFASIGRAVSSGCIRMINQDVIHLADNVRDGSAIVVIPDRDGAQAVLS, from the coding sequence ATGTATTACGCCATGCCCTATGAGCAGTTCCCCATTCCAGAAGTCGACGTTTCCAAGGTCGCCCCGAAATGGTGGCGCGTGGACGTGGATTATCCAACGGACGAGAAGCCGGGCACAGTTATCGTCGATACGCCCAATCGTTACTTGTACCATACGCAGTCAGATGGTCGGGCGACCCGCTACGGTGTTGGCGTCGGGCGCGACGGCTTTCTTTGGTCGGGTCGTGGACATGTGGCCTACAAACGGGATTGGCCGCGCTGGAACCCTCCAAACGAGATGGTGGCGCGGCAGCCGGAATTGGAGCCTTTCAGTATTGCAAACGGCGGAATGGATCCCGGTCTCAACAATCCCCTTGGATCTCGCGCGCTCTACATCCATCAAGGTAATCGGGATACGATCTACCGTATTCACGGCAATCCCGAATTCGCAAGTATCGGACGCGCAGTCTCATCGGGTTGCATACGCATGATCAATCAAGATGTCATCCATTTAGCGGATAATGTCCGGGATGGCAGTGCAATTGTGGTGATCCCCGATCGCGACGGAGCGCAGGCTGTATTGAGCTAG
- a CDS encoding catalase, whose protein sequence is MTKTTNSKTPQDKTETVTIHDQKLERGAGGELHQAAETDASVLTTAQGGPVADDQNSLRIGARGPLVVDDFHFREKIFHFDHERIPERVVHARGYGAHGFFETFESFSAYTRADFLQRAGEKTPAFVRFSTVAGNKGSADLARDVRGFAVKLYTQEGNWDLVGNNIPVFFIQDAIKFPDLIHAAKQEPDRAFPQAQTAHDTFWDFISLTPESMHMIMWAMSDRTIPRSFRFMEGFGVHTFRLVNAKDESTFVKFHWKPKLGLQSVAWNEAVKINGADPDFHRRDLWQAIQAGNFPEWELQVQLFDQDFADSFDFDVLDPTKIIPEEILKPQPIGRLVLDRMPDNFFAETEQVAFMTQNVPPGIDFSNDPLLQGRNFSYLDTQLKRLGGPNFTHLPINAPKCPFAHFQQDGHMAMRNPVGRANYQPNSFGEGPRESPSRGYRHFPAEEQGSKARLRPESFADHYSQARQFYISQTPPEQRHIVAALTFELSKVETPVIRERMVSHLMNIDETLATTVAQKLGFKSMPKPADAAMPTRQDLEPSQALSIVERGPKRFEGRKLGILVTDGVDAKLLNGLISAIAKEKAVCELIAPKVGGVTASDGSWFEAHHMIDGGPSVLFDAVALLTSAEAIDDLVTEATARDFVADAFQHCKFIGYDQSALSLLEKAGIADALDEGTVALPGEEGLAGFVSNLGKLRVWGREPSVKLGKAPPPVK, encoded by the coding sequence ATGACAAAGACGACCAACAGCAAAACACCGCAAGACAAGACCGAGACCGTCACTATTCACGACCAGAAGCTGGAGCGCGGCGCCGGCGGCGAGCTGCATCAGGCGGCCGAAACAGACGCGTCTGTGCTGACAACCGCCCAGGGCGGGCCGGTTGCCGACGACCAGAATTCTCTGCGGATCGGGGCGCGCGGGCCGCTGGTCGTGGATGATTTCCATTTCCGTGAGAAGATCTTCCACTTCGACCACGAGCGCATTCCCGAGCGCGTGGTGCATGCACGCGGTTACGGCGCGCATGGCTTCTTCGAGACCTTCGAATCCTTTTCTGCCTATACCAGGGCGGATTTCCTGCAGCGAGCGGGCGAAAAGACACCAGCCTTCGTCCGCTTCTCAACGGTTGCCGGCAACAAGGGTTCTGCCGACCTTGCGCGCGATGTGCGTGGCTTCGCCGTCAAGCTCTACACCCAGGAAGGCAACTGGGATCTCGTCGGCAACAATATTCCGGTGTTCTTCATTCAGGACGCCATCAAGTTCCCTGACCTGATCCATGCCGCCAAGCAGGAACCGGATCGGGCGTTTCCGCAGGCGCAGACCGCCCATGACACGTTCTGGGACTTCATCAGCCTGACGCCGGAAAGCATGCACATGATCATGTGGGCGATGTCGGACCGGACTATACCGCGGTCCTTCCGTTTCATGGAAGGTTTCGGCGTCCACACCTTCCGCCTGGTCAATGCCAAGGACGAATCGACCTTCGTCAAGTTCCACTGGAAGCCGAAGCTGGGGCTTCAGTCGGTCGCCTGGAACGAGGCGGTCAAGATCAACGGTGCCGATCCCGATTTCCACCGCCGCGACCTCTGGCAGGCCATTCAAGCCGGCAACTTCCCGGAATGGGAATTGCAGGTACAGCTGTTCGACCAGGACTTTGCCGACAGCTTCGACTTCGACGTCCTCGACCCGACAAAGATCATCCCCGAGGAAATACTGAAGCCGCAGCCGATCGGACGGCTGGTGCTTGACCGCATGCCCGACAACTTCTTCGCCGAGACCGAGCAGGTCGCCTTCATGACCCAGAACGTGCCGCCGGGCATCGACTTCAGCAATGATCCGCTGTTGCAGGGCCGGAACTTCTCCTATCTCGACACCCAGCTGAAACGGCTTGGCGGGCCAAACTTCACCCACCTGCCCATCAATGCGCCGAAGTGTCCCTTCGCGCATTTCCAGCAGGATGGCCACATGGCCATGCGCAATCCTGTCGGCAGGGCGAACTACCAGCCGAACTCGTTTGGTGAAGGTCCGCGGGAATCACCAAGCCGCGGCTATCGGCATTTTCCGGCGGAAGAACAGGGAAGCAAGGCGCGGCTTCGCCCCGAGAGCTTTGCCGATCATTACAGCCAGGCACGACAGTTCTATATCAGCCAGACACCACCCGAACAGCGTCACATCGTTGCCGCCCTGACATTCGAACTAAGCAAGGTGGAGACACCTGTTATCCGCGAACGCATGGTGTCGCATCTGATGAACATTGACGAGACGCTGGCAACCACCGTTGCGCAGAAGCTGGGATTCAAGTCGATGCCGAAGCCGGCGGATGCAGCCATGCCGACCCGTCAGGATCTGGAGCCCTCACAAGCGCTCAGCATCGTGGAGCGCGGCCCTAAGCGCTTCGAAGGCCGCAAGCTCGGTATCCTCGTCACCGATGGGGTCGATGCCAAGCTGCTGAATGGCCTGATATCGGCGATTGCCAAGGAGAAAGCCGTCTGCGAGCTGATCGCGCCGAAGGTCGGCGGCGTCACGGCCTCGGATGGAAGCTGGTTTGAGGCCCATCACATGATCGATGGCGGGCCGTCCGTTCTTTTCGATGCGGTCGCACTGCTGACCTCCGCCGAAGCGATAGACGATCTGGTCACTGAGGCAACGGCACGGGACTTCGTGGCCGATGCTTTCCAGCACTGCAAGTTCATCGGCTATGATCAGTCAGCGCTGTCCTTGCTGGAAAAAGCCGGCATTGCCGACGCTCTTGATGAGGGCACCGTTGCCCTCCCCGGGGAGGAAGGCCTCGCCGGCTTCGTATCGAACCTCGGCAAGCTGCGTGTCTGGGGTCGGGAACCTTCAGTAAAGCTCGGAAAGGCTCCGCCGCCAGTGAAATGA
- a CDS encoding TlpA family protein disulfide reductase, which produces MNAVSIGPLVFSNDRFAALVAGVVFFVACNVVVRRVDARFGPWGWKAFLIFGICARLGHVLVNADAFASEPLRVFSISQGGFHLSVGAVGVLAYTAFYFRRDLSNAAWTLIPGALSAFAAMLVVALAEGTPPIGLPAANFSNLQGERVNPSTFQGKPIVINLWASWCAPCRREMPMMAEVADGNEKATFLFVNQGEGRTEIDRYLNHENILLEHVLLDPLGQFSRNYKVPGLPATLFVGGDGTLQSVHMGEISREALILDIKNLQDAGGPED; this is translated from the coding sequence ATGAACGCGGTCTCAATCGGTCCACTTGTGTTCTCAAATGATCGTTTTGCGGCGCTTGTTGCGGGGGTGGTGTTCTTTGTAGCTTGCAATGTCGTGGTTAGAAGAGTGGATGCGCGTTTTGGACCATGGGGATGGAAAGCTTTCTTGATCTTTGGCATTTGCGCGCGCCTCGGACACGTGCTCGTCAATGCCGATGCTTTCGCTTCGGAGCCCCTTAGAGTATTTTCGATATCGCAAGGCGGATTCCACCTAAGCGTTGGTGCAGTCGGCGTCCTTGCCTACACGGCTTTTTACTTTCGCCGTGATCTGTCCAACGCGGCTTGGACACTGATCCCGGGCGCTCTGTCCGCATTCGCCGCAATGCTAGTAGTTGCGCTTGCTGAGGGAACACCACCTATTGGGCTGCCTGCCGCGAACTTCTCCAACTTACAAGGGGAACGGGTCAACCCGTCCACGTTCCAGGGTAAGCCCATCGTCATTAATCTCTGGGCGAGCTGGTGCGCGCCCTGTCGCCGCGAGATGCCGATGATGGCAGAGGTTGCCGATGGAAACGAGAAAGCCACTTTCCTGTTTGTGAACCAAGGCGAAGGAAGGACGGAAATTGATCGATATCTCAATCACGAGAACATCCTGCTGGAACACGTTCTGCTCGACCCATTGGGGCAGTTTAGCCGCAACTATAAGGTTCCCGGTCTACCAGCTACGCTATTCGTCGGTGGCGATGGCACGTTGCAATCCGTGCATATGGGTGAGATATCAAGGGAGGCATTGATCTTGGATATAAAAAATCTCCAGGATGCTGGTGGTCCTGAAGATTGA
- a CDS encoding type II toxin-antitoxin system RelB/DinJ family antitoxin, producing MAANALVQTRIEAEIRDRASAVLENMGLTVSDAVRIMLTRTANEGALPLELLSGSEAHDAWFRTKVLEALNDTRPDLSDDGVEAHFAKRRAAARLKAGARES from the coding sequence ATGGCCGCAAACGCACTTGTTCAAACTCGTATTGAGGCAGAAATTCGAGATCGCGCGTCTGCGGTGCTTGAAAACATGGGCCTCACGGTGTCAGATGCGGTTCGTATCATGCTCACTCGGACTGCTAACGAGGGTGCACTGCCTCTTGAATTGCTTTCTGGCAGTGAAGCGCATGACGCTTGGTTTCGTACCAAGGTTCTCGAAGCGTTGAACGATACTCGCCCGGATTTATCAGACGACGGGGTCGAGGCGCATTTTGCGAAACGTCGAGCCGCCGCCCGACTTAAAGCCGGTGCGCGAGAATCGTGA
- a CDS encoding type II toxin-antitoxin system VapC family toxin yields MILVDSSIWIDHFRHGDSELTKIIGDDQLLCHPFVVGELALGSLRDRDAVLAFLAAQREAVVATHAEVMTVIDRYSVFSMGIGYTDAHLLTSTLLDRRSSLWTRDKRLAAAAQKVGAVLYPSANIPH; encoded by the coding sequence GTGATCCTTGTCGACAGCTCAATCTGGATTGATCATTTTCGACACGGCGACTCGGAGTTGACCAAAATCATCGGAGATGATCAGTTGCTTTGCCACCCGTTCGTTGTCGGCGAGCTGGCTCTGGGCAGTCTGCGAGATCGGGATGCGGTACTAGCGTTTCTTGCAGCTCAGCGTGAGGCAGTTGTCGCGACACATGCCGAGGTGATGACCGTCATTGACCGCTATTCGGTATTCAGCATGGGAATAGGCTATACTGATGCCCATCTGTTGACTTCAACCCTCCTCGATCGACGATCAAGCTTGTGGACAAGGGATAAACGCCTCGCTGCTGCGGCTCAGAAGGTTGGCGCGGTGCTTTATCCTTCCGCGAATATTCCTCACTAG
- a CDS encoding PepSY domain-containing protein, whose protein sequence is MKKLLLAAALVGASTLAAFAQTTPAPATDGKTPAVATPQTKNPTAPVEGANSFTEEQAKTRLTEAGYTDITGLMKDDKGVWQAKASKDGKPVSLALDYQGNIVAK, encoded by the coding sequence ATGAAAAAACTTCTCTTAGCCGCAGCGCTTGTCGGCGCCTCGACGCTTGCCGCCTTCGCACAGACCACCCCCGCCCCGGCAACCGACGGGAAAACGCCCGCCGTGGCCACGCCCCAGACCAAGAATCCTACAGCGCCTGTCGAAGGCGCCAACAGTTTTACCGAGGAACAGGCGAAAACACGCCTCACGGAAGCCGGATATACCGATATCACTGGCCTTATGAAGGATGACAAGGGTGTCTGGCAGGCCAAGGCCTCGAAAGATGGCAAGCCGGTAAGCCTCGCGCTCGACTATCAGGGCAACATTGTCGCTAAATAA